A single region of the Pseudomonas sp. B21-023 genome encodes:
- a CDS encoding NIF3 1: MYKLAFFVPDSHVEVVKAAVFAAGGGRIGDYDHCAWQTLGQGQFRPLHGSQPYLGQTGQVEVVEEWKVELVVADALIAQVVAALKQSHPYETPAYEVWPLADF; the protein is encoded by the coding sequence GTGTACAAGCTCGCCTTCTTCGTCCCCGACAGCCATGTCGAAGTGGTCAAGGCCGCCGTGTTCGCCGCTGGAGGCGGGCGCATTGGCGACTATGACCACTGCGCCTGGCAGACCCTCGGCCAGGGCCAGTTCCGCCCGTTGCACGGCAGCCAGCCGTACCTCGGGCAGACCGGTCAGGTCGAGGTGGTCGAGGAATGGAAGGTGGAGCTGGTGGTGGCTGATGCGCTGATCGCCCAGGTGGTCGCTGCGCTCAAGCAGAGCCACCCGTATGAAACACCTGCCTATGAGGTCTGGCCGCTGGCCGATTTCTAG
- the nagE gene encoding N-acetylglucosamine-specific PTS transporter subunit IIBC has protein sequence MYQHFIQGLQRLGRALMLPIAILPIAGLLLRLGDTDLLDIALVHDAGQAIFANLALIFAVGIAVGFARDNNGTAGLAGAIGYLVLVATLKVIDAKIDMGMLAGIICGLLGGGLYNRFKDIQLPDYLAFFGGRRFVPIATGVSAVFLGLLFGLIWPPIQHGINDLGQLMLESGSIGAFFFGVLNRLLIITGLHHILNNLVWFVFGSFQAASGQVVTGDLARFFAGDPNAGQFMAGMFPVMIFGLPAACLAMYRHTLPARRKLIGGVLLSMALTSALTGVTEPIEFAFMFLAPLLYLIHALLTGVSMAVCDLLGIRLGFTFSGGAIDMALGWGRSSNGWLVFPVGLLYAVVYYFVFDFCIRRFDLKTPGREEQPGNEAAAGADAPRARRFIDALGGAANLQGVDACTTRLRLVLADRGLAQDQALKALGAMAVVRPGSGGSLQVVVGPMADALADEIRGELPHARVTAPVAEKTAVVTEAVVVDEWLQALGGRDNLLEAQCVASSRVRVQVRDESKVEQDHLAALGCLGVSPQAGGVWHLLVGGKAPALGAALQG, from the coding sequence ATGTACCAGCACTTCATCCAGGGCCTGCAACGGCTCGGCCGCGCCTTGATGCTGCCCATCGCCATCCTGCCCATCGCCGGCCTGCTGCTGCGCCTGGGCGACACCGACCTGCTCGACATCGCCCTGGTGCACGACGCAGGGCAAGCGATCTTCGCCAACCTGGCGCTGATCTTCGCCGTCGGCATCGCCGTGGGCTTCGCCCGCGACAACAACGGCACCGCCGGCCTGGCCGGGGCCATCGGCTACCTGGTGCTGGTGGCGACACTGAAGGTGATCGATGCGAAGATCGACATGGGCATGCTCGCCGGGATCATCTGCGGTCTGCTCGGCGGTGGCCTGTACAACCGCTTCAAGGACATCCAGCTGCCGGACTACCTGGCGTTCTTCGGCGGCCGGCGCTTCGTGCCGATTGCCACCGGGGTGTCGGCGGTGTTCCTCGGACTGCTGTTCGGACTTATCTGGCCACCGATCCAGCATGGCATCAACGACCTTGGCCAACTGATGCTGGAGAGCGGCAGCATCGGCGCGTTCTTCTTCGGTGTGCTCAACCGCCTGCTGATCATCACCGGCCTGCACCACATCCTCAACAACCTGGTGTGGTTCGTCTTCGGCAGCTTCCAGGCGGCCAGCGGCCAGGTGGTGACCGGCGACCTGGCGCGCTTCTTCGCCGGTGACCCGAACGCCGGGCAGTTCATGGCCGGCATGTTCCCGGTGATGATCTTCGGCCTGCCCGCCGCGTGCCTGGCCATGTACCGCCACACCCTGCCGGCCCGGCGCAAGCTGATCGGTGGCGTGCTGTTGTCGATGGCACTGACCTCGGCGCTGACCGGGGTGACCGAGCCGATCGAGTTCGCCTTCATGTTCCTCGCGCCGCTGCTGTACCTGATCCACGCGCTGCTCACCGGAGTGTCCATGGCGGTCTGCGACCTGCTGGGCATCCGCCTGGGCTTCACCTTCTCCGGCGGCGCCATCGACATGGCCCTGGGCTGGGGGCGCTCCAGCAACGGTTGGCTGGTGTTCCCTGTAGGCCTGCTGTATGCGGTGGTCTACTACTTCGTGTTCGACTTCTGTATCCGCCGCTTCGACCTCAAGACACCAGGGCGCGAGGAGCAACCCGGCAACGAAGCGGCGGCCGGCGCGGATGCGCCCAGGGCGCGGCGCTTTATCGACGCACTGGGCGGCGCCGCCAACCTGCAAGGCGTTGATGCCTGCACCACGCGCCTGCGTCTGGTACTGGCCGATCGCGGCCTGGCCCAGGACCAGGCCTTGAAAGCCCTCGGCGCCATGGCGGTGGTACGGCCTGGCAGCGGCGGCAGCCTCCAAGTGGTGGTGGGGCCGATGGCTGATGCGCTGGCCGATGAGATCCGTGGTGAGCTACCCCATGCGCGGGTGACGGCACCGGTGGCCGAGAAGACCGCCGTGGTCACCGAGGCGGTCGTCGTGGATGAATGGCTGCAGGCCCTGGGCGGGCGCGACAATCTGCTGGAAGCGCAGTGCGTGGCCTCGAGCCGGGTGCGGGTGCAAGTCAGGGATGAGAGCAAGGTGGAACAGGATCACCTGGCCGCCTTGGGATGCCTGGGAGTGAGTCCGCAGGCAGGCGGCGTGTGGCATCTGCTGGTAGGTGGCAAGGCGCCTGCGCTGGGCGCCGCCTTGCAAGGCTGA
- the ptsP gene encoding phosphoenolpyruvate--protein phosphotransferase, producing MPDNNKIILHAPLAGPLVPLEQVPDPVFSSATLGDGVAIDPLNNVLHAPCAGEVVQLARTGHALTLRATNGAEILLHIGVDTVQLQGCGFSPLVALGDQVSQGQPLVRFDMDQVAQHCVSLVTVMLISNGPGFGLKRLEAGNAQLGAALLEVDATGREANARPVSHESARGHARIAHHGGLHARPAALLRQTAQGFQSRAMLRFAEREADLDSLVAVMGLGVGEGAEVELICTGPDSQAALQALIAAVQTASVGERHAAHAPTSTTMAKPAAGPGMLTGVCAAPGLAQGPLARLDGVSLPPDNGDNDPAAQHQALNTALAEVRHAIDRDWRHLPRGQEDAAAILEAHLALLDDPALLGDARQHIADGVAASHAWSRAIDAQCQILRSLGNPLLAERANDLYDLQQRVLRALLGETRQLRLPPSAIVVAHELTPSDLLLLARHEVAGLCMAAGGATSHVAILARARGLPCLVAVGEALLELPTGTPLVLDADLGRLETEADAQRLAEVRQHVQQRSETRQRQQAAAQQSARTRDGQLIEVAANVASAEEAAEALAQGADGIGLLRSEFLFIDRPTAPDETEQRSAYQAVLDAMGERPVIIRTIDVGGDKQLDYLPLPAEANPVLGLRGIRLGQVRPELLDQQLRALLQVSPQQRCRIMLPMVTEVDELIAIRQRLDRLAGELGIAQRAELGVMIEVPAAALLAERLAEHADFFSIGTNDLSQYTLAMDRDHAGLAARVDALHPALLRLIELTCQGAAKHGRWVGVCGALASDPLATPVLVGLGVAELSVSAPQIGEIKAQVRQLDATACRRFSQGLLGLSSAAAVRQACRDFTAQSHAQPAAAAALQQ from the coding sequence ATGCCCGACAATAACAAGATCATCCTCCATGCCCCACTCGCCGGACCGCTGGTGCCGCTGGAGCAAGTGCCGGACCCGGTGTTCAGCAGCGCCACCCTCGGTGACGGCGTCGCCATTGACCCACTCAACAACGTGCTGCACGCCCCGTGTGCCGGCGAGGTGGTGCAACTGGCCCGCACCGGCCACGCGCTGACCCTGCGCGCAACCAACGGCGCGGAAATCCTCCTGCATATCGGTGTCGACACCGTGCAACTGCAGGGCTGTGGTTTCTCGCCGTTGGTGGCGCTGGGCGACCAGGTCAGCCAAGGCCAGCCGCTGGTGCGCTTCGACATGGACCAAGTGGCGCAGCACTGTGTCAGCCTGGTTACGGTGATGCTGATCAGCAATGGCCCAGGCTTTGGCCTGAAGCGACTGGAGGCAGGCAATGCGCAACTTGGCGCGGCGCTGCTGGAGGTCGACGCCACGGGTCGTGAAGCGAATGCCCGGCCGGTCAGCCATGAAAGCGCGCGCGGTCATGCCCGGATCGCTCATCACGGTGGCCTGCACGCCCGCCCCGCCGCCTTGCTGCGCCAGACTGCGCAAGGTTTCCAGAGCCGAGCCATGCTGCGCTTCGCCGAGCGCGAGGCCGACCTCGACAGCCTGGTGGCGGTCATGGGCCTGGGTGTTGGCGAAGGTGCCGAAGTCGAACTGATCTGCACCGGGCCGGACAGCCAGGCCGCGCTGCAGGCGTTGATCGCCGCCGTGCAGACGGCCTCGGTCGGTGAGCGCCATGCCGCGCATGCGCCAACCAGCACCACCATGGCCAAGCCCGCTGCCGGGCCCGGCATGCTTACCGGTGTCTGCGCCGCCCCCGGCCTGGCCCAAGGGCCACTGGCCCGGCTGGACGGGGTCAGCCTGCCGCCCGACAACGGCGACAACGACCCCGCCGCACAGCACCAGGCGTTGAACACGGCCTTGGCCGAAGTGCGCCACGCCATCGACCGCGACTGGCGCCACCTGCCGCGCGGCCAGGAGGACGCGGCGGCGATCCTCGAGGCCCACCTGGCCTTGCTCGACGATCCGGCCCTGCTCGGCGACGCCCGCCAGCATATCGCCGACGGCGTCGCCGCCAGCCATGCCTGGAGCCGTGCCATCGATGCCCAATGCCAGATCCTGCGTAGCCTGGGCAACCCGTTGCTGGCCGAGCGCGCCAACGACCTGTACGACCTGCAGCAGCGTGTTCTGCGGGCCTTGCTTGGTGAAACCCGGCAACTGCGCCTGCCGCCCTCGGCCATTGTCGTCGCCCATGAACTGACGCCCTCCGACCTGCTGCTACTGGCCCGCCATGAGGTCGCCGGGCTGTGCATGGCCGCCGGCGGCGCCACCTCGCACGTCGCCATCCTTGCCCGCGCCCGCGGCCTGCCGTGCCTGGTGGCCGTAGGCGAAGCGCTGCTGGAACTGCCCACCGGCACGCCGCTGGTGCTGGACGCCGACTTGGGCCGCCTGGAAACCGAGGCTGATGCACAGCGCCTGGCCGAGGTGCGGCAACATGTGCAGCAGCGCAGCGAAACCCGCCAGCGCCAGCAGGCCGCCGCCCAGCAAAGCGCCCGCACCCGTGATGGCCAACTGATCGAGGTCGCTGCCAATGTCGCCAGTGCCGAGGAAGCCGCCGAGGCCCTGGCCCAAGGTGCCGACGGCATCGGCCTGCTGCGCAGCGAGTTCCTGTTCATCGACCGCCCCACCGCGCCGGACGAGACGGAGCAGCGCAGCGCCTACCAGGCCGTGCTTGATGCCATGGGCGAGCGTCCGGTGATCATCCGTACCATTGATGTAGGCGGCGACAAGCAGCTCGACTACCTGCCCCTGCCGGCCGAGGCCAACCCGGTGCTGGGCCTGCGCGGCATCCGCCTGGGCCAGGTGCGCCCGGAGTTGCTTGACCAGCAGTTGCGCGCGCTGCTGCAAGTCAGCCCGCAACAGCGTTGCCGGATCATGCTGCCGATGGTGACCGAAGTCGACGAGCTGATCGCCATCCGCCAGCGCCTGGACCGGCTGGCCGGCGAGCTGGGCATCGCGCAACGCGCCGAGCTGGGGGTGATGATCGAAGTCCCCGCCGCGGCGCTGCTCGCCGAGCGCCTCGCCGAACACGCGGACTTCTTCTCCATCGGCACCAACGATCTGTCCCAGTACACCTTGGCCATGGACCGCGACCACGCCGGCCTGGCTGCGCGGGTGGATGCCTTGCACCCCGCCCTGCTGCGCCTGATCGAGCTGACCTGCCAGGGCGCGGCGAAGCACGGGCGCTGGGTCGGCGTGTGCGGCGCGCTGGCCTCCGACCCGCTGGCCACGCCGGTGCTGGTCGGGCTTGGGGTGGCCGAGCTGTCGGTCAGCGCGCCGCAGATCGGCGAGATCAAGGCGCAGGTGCGCCAGCTCGATGCCACCGCCTGCCGCCGCTTCAGCCAAGGCCTGCTGGGCTTGTCCAGCGCCGCCGCGGTGCGCCAGGCCTGCCGCGACTTCACCGCCCAGTCCCACGCCCAACCGGCCGCCGCCGCGGCCCTACAACAATAA
- a CDS encoding SIS domain-containing protein: MSSRMLEEARSCADVVERQNQALDPRLETLSEQLRRLDPQVALTVARGSSDHAASYFAYVAMQQLGLPVASLPMSVVTLQQAPLRVRGQVALGFSQSGQSPDLVDSLRRLNQCGATTVSLVNAEGSPLEQACQHHLPLGAGPELSVAATKSFVATLSASARLVAHWGQDRVLLAAGLALPAQLREAAAQDWSPALATLRDAERLMVIGRGAGFAIAQEAALKLKETSVIQAEAFSSAEVRHGPMALIDAQYPLLVFAPRGVEQAGLLQLAADMRQRGAHVLLAAPADIAGRDLTLSCAEHPALDPLLAIQSFYVMAAALAEARGLDPDQPRHLSKVTCTQ; this comes from the coding sequence ATGAGCTCAAGGATGCTCGAAGAAGCCCGCAGCTGCGCCGATGTCGTCGAACGACAGAACCAGGCGCTGGACCCGCGCCTGGAAACCCTGAGCGAACAGCTGCGCCGGCTCGACCCGCAGGTGGCGCTGACCGTGGCCCGCGGCAGTTCGGATCACGCCGCCAGTTACTTCGCCTATGTCGCCATGCAGCAACTCGGCCTGCCAGTGGCCTCGCTGCCGATGTCGGTGGTGACCTTGCAGCAGGCGCCGCTGCGGGTGCGCGGCCAGGTGGCGCTGGGCTTCTCGCAGTCGGGGCAGAGCCCGGACCTGGTCGACAGCCTGCGTCGCCTGAACCAGTGCGGCGCGACCACCGTGTCGCTGGTCAATGCCGAGGGCTCGCCGCTGGAGCAGGCCTGCCAGCACCACCTGCCGCTGGGCGCCGGCCCCGAGCTGTCGGTGGCGGCGACCAAGAGCTTCGTCGCCACCCTGAGCGCCAGCGCCCGCCTGGTCGCCCATTGGGGCCAGGACCGCGTCCTGCTGGCAGCCGGCCTTGCCCTGCCCGCGCAATTGCGTGAAGCCGCCGCCCAGGACTGGAGCCCGGCCCTCGCCACCTTGCGCGATGCCGAACGGCTGATGGTGATCGGCCGTGGCGCCGGCTTTGCCATCGCCCAGGAAGCGGCGCTCAAGCTCAAGGAAACCTCGGTGATCCAGGCCGAGGCCTTCAGCAGCGCCGAGGTGCGTCACGGCCCCATGGCGCTGATCGACGCCCAATACCCGCTGCTGGTGTTCGCCCCGCGCGGCGTCGAGCAGGCCGGCCTGCTGCAACTGGCCGCCGACATGCGCCAGCGCGGCGCTCATGTGCTGCTGGCGGCGCCGGCCGATATCGCCGGGCGCGACCTCACCCTGAGCTGCGCCGAACACCCGGCCCTGGACCCGCTGCTGGCGATCCAGAGCTTCTACGTCATGGCCGCGGCCCTGGCCGAGGCCCGTGGCCTCGACCCCGACCAGCCGCGCCACCTGAGCAAAGTGACCTGCACGCAGTGA
- the nagA gene encoding N-acetylglucosamine-6-phosphate deacetylase produces MDIANILTPDGWVRGQLHLENGRIQAIEGTPCDPLTNNLPYLLPGFIDLHVHGGGGSDIMQGGEAFATIARTHRRFGTTSLLATTMTAPREELARVLGELGAHLKQPRQGARILGVHLEGPYINPGKLGAQPNFAHQALLDEVEEYLALAPIKVITIAPEIAGHLPLIQALSQRGIRLQIGHTLGSYEEGVAALEAGASSFTHLYNAMSPLHHREPGIVGAALAHARYAELIPDLLHVHPGAIKVALRAIPCLYCVTDSTAAAGMPDGEYRLGSHTVTKCLGGVRLPDGTLAGSTLTMDQALRNLVKIGLPLAEASARLSRYPADYLGIADRGRLQPGAWADAVLLDRQLNLTAVMVEGETA; encoded by the coding sequence ATGGACATCGCCAACATCCTCACCCCCGACGGCTGGGTGCGCGGACAACTGCACCTCGAAAACGGCCGCATACAGGCCATCGAGGGCACGCCGTGCGACCCGCTGACCAACAACCTGCCCTACCTGTTGCCCGGTTTCATCGACCTGCATGTGCACGGCGGCGGTGGCAGCGACATCATGCAAGGCGGTGAGGCCTTCGCCACCATCGCCCGCACCCATCGGCGCTTCGGCACCACCTCGCTGCTGGCCACTACCATGACCGCACCACGCGAGGAACTGGCCCGCGTGCTGGGCGAACTGGGCGCGCACCTCAAGCAACCGCGCCAGGGCGCGCGCATTCTCGGCGTGCATCTGGAAGGCCCGTACATCAATCCCGGCAAGCTCGGCGCACAGCCGAACTTCGCCCACCAGGCGCTACTCGACGAGGTCGAGGAATACCTGGCCCTGGCACCGATCAAGGTCATCACCATCGCCCCGGAAATCGCCGGGCACCTGCCGCTGATCCAGGCCTTGAGCCAGCGCGGCATCCGACTGCAGATCGGCCACACCCTGGGCAGCTACGAGGAAGGCGTGGCGGCGCTGGAAGCCGGCGCCAGCAGCTTCACCCACCTGTACAACGCCATGAGCCCGCTGCACCACCGCGAGCCGGGCATCGTCGGCGCGGCCCTGGCCCACGCCCGCTACGCCGAGCTGATCCCCGACCTGCTGCACGTGCACCCCGGGGCGATCAAGGTGGCCCTGCGCGCGATCCCGTGCCTGTACTGCGTCACCGACTCCACTGCCGCCGCCGGCATGCCCGACGGCGAATACCGCCTGGGCAGCCACACCGTGACCAAGTGCCTGGGCGGCGTGCGCCTGCCCGACGGCACCCTGGCCGGCAGCACCCTGACCATGGACCAGGCCCTGCGCAACCTGGTGAAGATCGGCCTGCCCCTGGCCGAGGCCTCCGCGCGCCTGTCCCGCTACCCCGCCGATTACCTCGGTATCGCCGACCGTGGCCGCCTGCAACCGGGCGCCTGGGCCGACGCGGTGCTGCTCGATCGCCAACTGAACCTGACCGCCGTGATGGTCGAAGGAGAAACCGCATGA
- a CDS encoding GntR family transcriptional regulator, with product MRPLTALRPDDTSATPLYLQLARNLEQAIHAGQWTADQALPSERTLSETLDISRVTARKALEVLLEQGLIQRIQGSGTFITPRLEQPLSRLSSFSEMLRMKGFVPSSQWLERSIGTPSSDELIRLGLSPTDQVAHLKRLRKADDIVMAVEVSTLPARLLGDPQAIGDSLYQHLDQLGRPVVRALQHIRAINASDELAAQVGIAPGTAMLLMTRIGYLDDNTAIELTDTYCRNDYYDFVAELRR from the coding sequence ATGCGTCCTCTAACCGCCCTGCGCCCCGACGACACCAGCGCCACCCCGCTCTACCTGCAGCTGGCACGCAACCTGGAGCAGGCCATCCACGCCGGCCAGTGGACCGCCGACCAGGCCCTGCCCTCGGAGCGCACCCTCAGCGAAACCCTGGACATCTCCCGGGTCACCGCGCGCAAGGCCCTGGAAGTCCTGCTCGAACAAGGCCTGATCCAGCGCATCCAGGGCTCCGGTACCTTCATCACGCCACGCCTCGAACAACCCCTGTCACGCCTGTCGAGCTTCAGCGAAATGCTGCGCATGAAAGGCTTCGTGCCCAGCTCGCAGTGGCTGGAGCGCAGCATCGGCACGCCGAGCAGCGACGAACTGATCCGCCTCGGCCTGTCGCCCACCGACCAGGTGGCCCACCTCAAGCGCCTGCGCAAGGCCGACGACATCGTCATGGCGGTGGAGGTCAGCACCCTGCCCGCCCGCCTGCTCGGCGACCCGCAGGCCATCGGCGATTCGCTGTACCAGCACCTCGACCAACTCGGCCGCCCGGTGGTCCGCGCCCTGCAACATATCCGCGCGATCAACGCCAGCGACGAACTGGCCGCCCAGGTGGGCATCGCCCCCGGCACCGCCATGCTGCTGATGACCCGCATCGGCTACCTCGACGACAACACCGCCATCGAGCTGACCGACACCTACTGCCGCAACGACTACTACGACTTCGTCGCCGAACTGCGACGCTGA
- the tatC gene encoding twin-arginine translocase subunit TatC yields the protein MSLALDQATRMPLTDHLRDLRKRLVRCLLVIALVFCGLFPFAQTLYTHISEPLRRYLPEGASMIATSVTSPFLAPFKLTAMCALFVAMPLLLHQAWGFIAPGLYRRERRIALPLLVSSIVLFYGGMAFAFFLVFPMMFGFFASVTPDGVAMMTDIGLYLDFILALFLAFGLAFEIPVATFIVVWAGLTDVATLRRSRPYVIVGCFVVGMILTPPDVFSQTMLAVPMWVLFEVGLLACGLVRRAE from the coding sequence ATGTCCCTCGCTCTCGACCAGGCGACGCGCATGCCACTGACCGATCACCTGCGCGACCTGCGCAAGCGCCTGGTGCGCTGCCTGCTGGTGATCGCGCTGGTGTTCTGCGGGCTGTTCCCCTTTGCCCAGACGCTGTACACGCACATTTCCGAACCGCTGCGCCGTTACCTCCCCGAAGGCGCCAGCATGATCGCCACCAGCGTCACCTCGCCGTTTCTTGCGCCGTTCAAGCTGACGGCGATGTGCGCGCTGTTCGTCGCCATGCCGCTGCTGCTGCACCAGGCCTGGGGCTTCATCGCCCCGGGGCTGTACCGCCGCGAACGGCGCATCGCCCTGCCCCTGCTGGTGTCGAGCATCGTGCTGTTCTACGGCGGCATGGCGTTCGCGTTCTTCCTGGTGTTCCCGATGATGTTCGGTTTCTTCGCCAGCGTGACCCCGGACGGGGTGGCGATGATGACCGACATCGGCCTGTACCTGGACTTCATCCTGGCGCTGTTTTTGGCGTTCGGCCTGGCCTTCGAGATCCCGGTGGCGACCTTCATCGTGGTCTGGGCGGGGCTGACCGACGTGGCCACGCTGCGGCGCAGCCGGCCTTATGTGATCGTCGGCTGCTTCGTGGTGGGGATGATCCTGACGCCGCCGGATGTGTTTTCCCAGACCATGCTGGCGGTGCCGATGTGGGTGCTGTTCGAGGTGGGGTTGCTGGCGTGTGGGTTGGTGCGCCGGGCGGAGTAA
- the tatB gene encoding Sec-independent protein translocase protein TatB, whose translation MFEIGFTELLLVGIVALLVLGPERLPVAARTLGRGLGQARRALNALKAQVEREIDMPALDAAPLQRLEQELRQGIQLDATPANDPTPVAHAKESA comes from the coding sequence ATGTTCGAGATCGGCTTCACCGAACTGCTGTTGGTGGGCATCGTCGCGCTGCTGGTGCTCGGCCCCGAGCGCCTGCCGGTGGCGGCGCGGACCCTGGGCCGTGGGCTGGGCCAGGCCCGTCGGGCACTGAATGCGTTGAAGGCGCAGGTGGAACGGGAGATCGACATGCCCGCCCTGGATGCCGCGCCGTTGCAGCGCCTGGAGCAGGAGCTGCGCCAGGGCATCCAGCTCGACGCGACGCCGGCCAATGACCCGACACCAGTCGCCCATGCCAAGGAGAGCGCTTGA
- the tatA gene encoding twin-arginine translocase TatA/TatE family subunit — MGGIGIWQLVIVLLIVFLLFGTKRLKGLGGDVGEAIQGFRKSMGGTADNTVEQQPQVLNNQPLQQTQTDRQA, encoded by the coding sequence ATGGGTGGCATTGGAATCTGGCAATTGGTGATCGTGCTGTTGATCGTCTTCCTGCTGTTCGGCACCAAGCGTCTCAAGGGGCTGGGCGGTGATGTCGGCGAGGCGATCCAGGGCTTTCGCAAGTCCATGGGCGGCACTGCCGACAACACTGTCGAGCAACAGCCGCAGGTGCTGAACAATCAGCCGTTGCAGCAGACGCAAACGGATCGTCAGGCCTGA
- the gspK gene encoding type II secretion system minor pseudopilin GspK, with the protein MGRRRQQGAALLMVLVVLAMLAAGLAWLVEDGRRQVDAVRLLHQRVQVRAMEQAGLAYASQALRDPAWRASPLFWQALRGQPLAYDFGAGKAQLRVIDQHSCFNVNALLGEDGPRAERQLRQLLGDDMAAERLVDALADWLDADSDARLQGAESAQYLRQQPPRLAANQPMLDTSELNLLLEPDSGRQGRYRMLCALPSTSGWRLNANALGLEHLPLLEAMYEGRFSRSMLSRVISGRPAAGYVDAAALRQALGAVDDETFARLSEGLLLNSGHFVLQLSFEEEGRTLRSQFQIEALGVVQWHARVPAQQVRVRGREAVAW; encoded by the coding sequence ATGGGGCGCAGGCGACAACAGGGCGCGGCACTGCTGATGGTGCTGGTGGTACTGGCGATGCTCGCAGCGGGGCTGGCCTGGCTGGTGGAGGATGGCCGGCGCCAGGTGGACGCGGTGCGGCTGCTGCACCAGCGGGTGCAGGTGCGGGCCATGGAGCAGGCGGGGCTGGCCTACGCCTCCCAGGCCCTGCGTGATCCGGCCTGGCGCGCCAGCCCGCTGTTCTGGCAGGCCCTGCGTGGGCAGCCGCTGGCCTATGATTTTGGTGCCGGCAAGGCACAGTTGCGGGTGATCGACCAGCACAGCTGCTTCAACGTCAACGCCCTGCTGGGGGAGGATGGCCCACGGGCCGAGCGCCAGTTGCGCCAGCTGTTGGGCGATGACATGGCTGCAGAACGGCTGGTCGATGCCCTGGCCGACTGGCTGGATGCCGACAGCGATGCCCGCCTGCAGGGCGCCGAGAGCGCCCAGTACCTGCGCCAGCAACCACCGCGACTGGCGGCCAACCAGCCGATGCTCGACACCAGTGAGCTCAACCTGCTGCTGGAGCCGGACAGTGGTCGGCAAGGCCGCTATCGAATGCTCTGCGCGCTGCCGTCGACCAGCGGCTGGCGGCTCAATGCCAATGCCCTGGGGTTGGAGCATCTGCCGTTGCTGGAGGCGATGTACGAAGGACGGTTTTCCCGTTCGATGCTCAGCCGTGTGATCAGTGGCCGCCCGGCGGCCGGGTATGTCGATGCCGCGGCCTTGCGCCAGGCGCTGGGGGCGGTGGATGACGAGACCTTCGCCCGGCTAAGCGAAGGGTTGCTGCTCAACAGCGGCCATTTCGTCCTGCAGCTGTCGTTCGAGGAAGAGGGGCGCACGCTGCGCAGCCAGTTCCAGATCGAGGCGCTGGGCGTGGTGCAATGGCATGCGCGGGTGCCGGCGCAGCAGGTGCGGGTCAGGGGCAGGGAGGCGGTGGCCTGGTAG